The stretch of DNA cgacctaactgtaggtaagccaaagtttaagaagccaggaaacggtaagagtgtgcctggtgagactagtggctcacaaggcaaggcaaagagcaagggcggtgacattgagtgccaccattgtcacaagactggacattggaggaggaactgtcccgtgtactgtgaggacataaaagcaggccacgtcactcctgttggtatgtcatcttacattcatatgattgagattaaccatgcaagtttcggaacttgggtacttgatactggttgtggttctcatatgtgtaatcatttgcaggacctaaaaaacatcacacctctcggaaagggtgatgtggacctgcgagtcgggaatggagctagagttgctgcagtctcgaagggaacatacgtaatccaactccctagtggttttgagttatatttatataactgttactatgtacccagtttgtctaagaacattattactgtttccgtacttgaaaaagacggttttgcattttcaataaaggataatagctgtattttctcttttactgaaatggtttatggcaaagcagtttccatgaatggaatttacatcttagatcaaaccacggatatattacacgtgaataataagaaattaaaggttggtgacaaagatcaaacctatctatggcattgtcgaatgggacacataaatgaaaaacgtgtaaagaaactcgtcgagaatgggactattcccgcattcgatttttctacatttggcacgtgtgaatcatgtctcattggcaaaatgactcgaatttccttcaaaggtgatGGAATGcccgctagtgacctattaggactcatacatactgacgtatgtggatctatgtcaattaccgctagagatggctatagatattttatcactttcacggacgatttgagtagatacggatatgtctacttaatgaagcataaaagtgagtcatttgagaaattcaaggaataccagaataagattgagaaccaactgggtagaaaggttaaagcactccgttcagaccggggtggcgaatatctttcaaatgagtttgatcaacaccttaaagactgtggaatcgttttacagttaaatCCAcgtggaacacctcaattaaatggtgtgtctgaacggagaaatcgaacataacttgatatggttcgatccatgatgagtcacacggtagtacctgattcattatggggttttgctcttttgtcagctgctcttatacttaaccgaagtccgactaaagctgtcgacaagactccatatgaaatgtggaggggaacggtccccaacttgtcctttattcgggtttggggctgcgaggcttatgtcaagtggagacacgaggataatctcggcccgcgatcggtcaagacatactttattggttatccaaaaggaatgttttttttttggggaaaaatGTAAGTTCTCATTATAATCAAATTGTCCCACACATACAACTTCTAAACACCTCCATCAAACAAAATGAAGACTAGACTCAATTACTTCGAAGATACTCTACCCAAGACAAGGCAGAGTTACTACGACTTTTGATATCACATTGAGCTAATCTCATTCTAACATTAGACATAACATTGCCTACTAGACACTTTGGCCTCAGAACATACCCCTCAAGCCTACAACTGTTCCTACAATGCCATAAATGATACATCAGGCACGCCAAAACCACATCCAGCACCTTCTTTTTACAAGCAGCTGCTTGTCTATATTTTATCCACCAGCTGATGCAGTCCTGCATTGGCAGCTGGACCTTACACCATTCTGCAACCAGACGGTGACATTGAGCACTGTAAGGGCATAAGAAGAACAGATGATCAATGCTTTCTTCCTGCAACCCACACAGGAAACACGTATTTCCCTGCACTATATTCATTTTCATAAGCCTGTCAAGAGTCAAGAGCCTCCTATGAGCTATCAACCAGCAACAAAAGGAATGTTTAGGTATAATCCAATCATTCAGCATCCAAGGGAACCAAGTCACCAAAGCCCCATCAGGTTTTAGCCACTGATACCCCGCTTTTATAGTATAATGCTCCATACTTGTCAAGGATAAAAAATAAGGTTTGAGAAGCTGCTTCACCTGGCACACTTTCCTCCAAGCCCAACTACAACCACTGCCATGATTATAGTCCCACCAGGAAGACTGTTTTATATAAAAAGCATGCACCCATCTCACCCATAGGTGATCCTCCTTATTGGCAATCCACTAAACATACTTGCCCACATTTGCAATGTTCCACATATTAAGATCTCTGAAACCCAATCCACCTTGCTTCTTAGGTTTACAAACTTGAGCCCAAGAAACTAAAGGAGGACTTTCTTTCTTATCACTACCATGCCACAAGAACTTCCTGCAAATTGCCTCAATTTTAGAGATGACAGACTTGGGCAAAATAAAGATCCTTGCCCAGTAGCTGTGTAGAGAGCTCAAAACAGACTGAATAAGCACCACTCTCCCTGAATATGAGAGTTTTCTAGACCCCAACCCCCTAAGTCTATCCACCATCTTCTCAATCAAACATTGGAAATCCATAACAGATAGTCTTTTTGGAGACACAGAAACACCTAAATAGATGAATGGCACAGTCCCTCTCTTCATCCCAGTAGATTGTTCATTGTCTCTAACCACATGTTCctccataccattacaataaaatCTCGACTTGTTACAGTTCATCACCAGGCCAGTAGCTCTAGAGAAAAAATCAAAGGCTTTCAGCAGCAGACCAATGGACCCCCTCTCACCCTTGCAAAACAGAATGAGGTCATCAGCAAAGCAAAGGTGAGAGAGCTGAACCCTATTACACAATGGGTGAAACTTAAAATTTCTATGCTTCTGCACCACCACCAGTACCCTACTCAAATACTCAAGGCAAATGGTGAACAGGAGAGGGGAAAGAGGGTCCCCCTGTCTGAGGCCCCTTTTGCCCTTGAAGAAACAAAATGTCTCACCATTAAGAGCAATGGAATAAGAAGGAGTAGAGATGCATTCCATTAATAACTTACAAATATGAGCTGGAAACCCCAAGGCTGCTAACATGTTCCCAACAAATTCCCACTCCACTGAATCATACGCCTTTTGAAGATCAAGCTGCATCATGGCCCTGGGAGAGCAGCACTTCCTATTATACAGTTTAATCAAGTCCTGGCAAACAAGAATGTTCCCCACAATATCTCTGCCTTTAATGAAAGCTCCTTGGGAAGGACTGATGATATCAGGGAGAATTTGCCCAATTCTGTTGCAAAGAACTTTGGAAAGACATTTATAAACTGTATTACAACAAGCAATGGGTCTAAATTGTAATACAGTTTCAGGCATTGACACCTTAGGAACAAGGGTAATGATAGAATTATTGCATTGTTTAAGGAGCTTCCCATACTTAAAAACATTCTGGATAGCAGCAATCACCTCACCTCCAACAAGATTCCAATTATCCTTGAAAAACTGGCTGCTGAAACCATCAGGGCCAGGAGCTTTGTTCCCAGGAATAGAGAACATTGCTTCTTTAATCTCAGCCCCAGAAATTTGATCATTCAGAATCTCACAGTGCCTAGCAGTGAGGCACTTTCCATGCTGCACCACattcctatttatagggcaaataGTCTTCGAGGTACCCAACAAAGATATATAATAATCCTCAAAAGCTTTTTGAATCTCCTGAGAAGAACTAAACTCTCTGCCATACATGTCCTTGACCATAAAAACCCTATTCCTAGCTCTCCTACTCTTAATACTAACATGGAAAAATGCAGTATTAGAGTCACCCATACGAAGCCAATCAGCTTTTGCCTTCTGCCTGAGAAAACTATCCCTAGCCTTCTTAAGCTCCTCCAATTCTTTAGCACACACTCTTTCTGCATGACACAACTCCTCATTTAAAGGGTCATGGTTAAGCATCTCTAGATAATGATTCAAGGATATCTCAGTAACATTAGTAAGATTCTCAATGTCCCCAAAATATTCCCTGTTAAGTTTCTTCAACCCAGCCTTTAAAGCCTTCAATTTCATTGTCACAATGTACATAAGAGAGCCATGAACAACCTGACTCCACCCAGTACTAACAATCTCTTTATACTCAGGGGCCAGAGACCACATATTATAGTACTTAAAAGAATGACCCTTCCTCTGTTCCTCCATTTCCATCCTTATAATGACAGGGCAATGGTCAAACATGCCCTCAGGTAAGAAATGAGAAAAGCTGTCATGGAAATAAATTATCCAGTCATCATTGATAAGTACTCTATCCAACCTACTATACACTTTAGAGCCAACATCATGCTTGTTGTTcaaaaaggaatgtttggtcattacttatattcgcctaccgaacatcgagtttttgttgcggctagtgtgacgttcttagagaaagaatttctcgagaacaagtcaagtaatagaaccttcgagctgtcggagattcaagaaccaacaaccgaggaacagatggaggaagttcttcctccaactgatgatacggttaatattcctcaggaacctaggaggtcgggtagagtctctaatcctccggacagatacattggtatggccgaggagagtgacgttttactcctagagagtaatgaacccgctacctataaaggtgccatgacctgttccgactaaaagctatggcttgaagccatgcaatccgagatggactccatgtatgagaatgacgtatgggatcttgttgatttacctaataaggtaaaacctctacagtgcaaatggctttacaaaataaagcattctgtagacgtgcaaccagatacctataaggcacgactagtggcaaaaggtttcactcaagtgcacggattgcattatgatgaaatttttgcgcctgtagtcatgctacgttccattcggataatcttagcgattgccgcttttcatgactatgaaatttggcaaatggatatgAAAACTGCCTTCtaaaatggttatttggaggaagagttgtacatggtacaacccgaaggtttcattgatcctgAAAAtactaagaaagtgtgcaagcttaagcgttccatttatggacttaagcaagcttctcggagttggaatcatcgtttcgaccaggtgataaaagagtatggtttcactcgatcgatcgaggaaccatgcttatatatcaagtcgagtgggagcaagattgttttcttgatattgtatgacgatgacatactcttgattgggaatgacattcgtctcttatcttcggttaaaggatggttgaagaaccatttccagatgaaagatctgggtgaggcacaacgcatattgggaatccgtatctatcgagatagatcacgacagacgttatcactgagtcaggagtcttatttggatatgATTCTTggaaggttcagcatgaccaactccaagaaggggaaccttccaacgacgtctgggatgcagttgagcaagtctcagtcacccacgacgcctgaagggattgagcgcatgaatcgtgttccttatgcatcagctataggatcaatcatgtatgccatgatatgcacacgtccagacgtggcatatgcattgagtatgacaagtcggtaCCAATAGattccaggtgaaacacactggatagctgttaaaaacatccttaagtacctacggaggactaaggattgggtattgacttatggaggagatactaagctacgcgcaatcggttacgcagatgctagcttccaaacggatcgagatgattcaaaatctcagtccgggttcgtcttcactcttaatggtgctgcggtcagctggaagagttccaaacaggatgttgtagcagattccactaatgaatccgagtactatgccgcttcggaagcagcaaaggaagctatatggatgcgtcaattcttacaaggacttacgatagttcctagtttgaatgacccgatcactatctattgtgacaatagaggtgccatcttccaggctaaggagcctaagtctagcaacaagtctagacatgtacatcggaaagctcacctgatccgtgattacgtggagcaagaggagatagtgattgacaagatagcttcggatgataacatcgcggaccctctcactaaaccgttgaattatgataagcatgaagggcacgttatttccatgggaattaaacgtgttcctgagttgtagtagttgattatggatttgatacattatctttttcatatactatttataacttcatcgttttaatataatattttgtttttcatgtggattgtactgacaacattgaacgccacaaagtgaactgaattacattatatttgttttggtccgtaatcgcccatatgagctgataactctggctattatattgtgcagtcgattgatggtgggttcaacgagccataagtcaatcagttggctgatcgatcacaaatacgggttataacgatacctcataggacaatttttgtgacaatgtaatggagtcctaaatgtttaaaacattcggtgccaggtcgtggattggacgtccattttGTTCCTAGATTCGATTCTTTTGAATATCGAcggtctcttgagattaaggcagtttttgggtgactttggtttctttctcatggtctgccgtaacaggaggctaagcagattttttctgggtcatttcatactgtgcttacatctgcaggattcgagttgaagaaaatatccaacctttatcaagtttagttatttctcagggccactcgaggagttgtaactgaaatgcatggccatgctcgaatgatgattcgtttatcagttaagttactctctatttggggaaaccactcttgatattgatcacttgtaaaatacgacctttgtgaatacggattttgcaaattgttttacattgagtgggagaaattttaggatatgagaatcggttatcgcacatacacttgtgaggacaagtgggagtttgttggagcttgtgtcctccacaaattagggtgataacatttataaatctcttataggttcacaagggtatacttcgtattttatcagttgattaacgattacttaataacggttggcttgctagaaagtttgacgttattatcatattgatggcggtgatcaactggtccctaaaagtcacacctaaaggatgtgtttgagagatgtgattgtatgaaaatataatcacattgatgcctgactaaaaggttagtccaagtatttgactaaacagttagtcaatgtgttgatgagacgattatttaatctaattaaataatattagccgagacaattaatcacaattaaataaattaatataatatgttatatttaattaatgtatataatgttagcttgaacgaattaagatgttaattcgtaattaaacgtaaccagttatatttaattagctaattataaatatgtgatatttatagttaaagtatatattatacgatactGTCATAATAAATTTTTACAGATCGGCATTAATAagtcgactgcaagctgttgtgtgtagactaattaatacggaataaattaaatgacaatttataatttatacactttatatacattttgtaaactaccaaaaataagaagatttaatcaccttattttggtaggaggaaaaaccgaaaatatggagataatcctccttattatttcggttagaTGGGCCGAAAATGAGGAAAGAAATatctaccctaatcactcctaATACACGGTTTAAAGGGAGATAGGTAGATCATTTTTGAGCTAATTTTGAACCTAGCATTCTTCTCatcaaaatcacacaaaaaaccctaaattaattagtgaattttggggatctattctagcaagaacaaaggcatatctcatatcatcttggtgcaacgattaggcgaatatcaactttgatattgttcttaggctgaatttgcaaggaccaaaggttgattattaatcctcttctattttgtttatgtaatttcttttatgactcgtattcataataataatttcgttataatccttataatctaaagggaagtataccgatatttcctacaagtggtatcagagccaaggccacataattatttttgtatgattttcataaatgatttaaacaaaaaTTGAAGAATCGAAAAAAACATATTCGGCCGAGAAGTTTTATTTTTGCcgtgtcattttttttttcagccgagatTTGTTCTTGTTTTTTGATGTcaatatttccattttgattcattcattttgttgttttaataagttaaattgattatatgatgaatttgtagatgtttgatttaatgtggattaaattgaaatgtaaatggaaattgtttttgattaatgatgttatttttgtttttgctatatagtttttggcatatatgaTTTTAAATCGTTGTTtataatcatgtttcattaatttacatgtttaaattaaaaggtgattaagccaatcttgttctaatagcaactataaacaaattgatcatcttaatgtttttgttttgaaaataaaaattattagggCTGTTTGGTTTTTTTTCAGctgagataaaaaaaaaattctgtttttgtTTATTGTTAAATGTCGAGGGCATTGTaaagaaatatttttttttttttattttgggctGTTCACCGTGAGcagataataaaaaaaaatttcctggattttttttttctttcggtttttgaGGAAATACCGAGAAAAGAAAGGctgttttttctgttttttttttctttcgtttttggGATTTGCCGACAgagcaaataaaaaaaaaaatttgtttattttggccaatattgattatacattaaattaataatgtatgattaattgttctgaagaagttcacaatttttagatacctaattattttaaagaagtttaaaatattgatggattaattcatattacaagattaatgtgaattaagattgaattaatgtgaataattgaggaattgtcacataatttgatcaattaaatagggggtttggataaattaatctacataattaaggaattatgtcttgtatgtttaatttattagttgatgcaatttttttagttgaatgaatcattGAATGGATTtgtttacgtatttttgcaatcggttgtaatttgtaatacctagtgtggccttagttaaattatgttttcgtaatgatggaaacataatttttaaagtaatttgagatctcgaatctccttttattttctttaagtattatgttttgatattagaatgtaaataggtttattttgtaattttaattgtaattttaaagaagactaaagatggagattggagctcactcccgctacatggaccatgatgtaacatcaagacaagcttctcgggtccaaggatggattccaaaattgtttttaatgttcattttggtagataggccacactaggactttattttgttttacgtttttccattcttattgcttttcattcacatgatatttagtgcataattttccgcctaaaccaaaccacctaatactaaaatgcatgaaaattgactcataaagattgtatgttagttttcatagacatacagatgtcacacaatttataaagccatcaccttagcttatttattctcgcatgctagatattagttcacttaaaatgaattaaaataaagttgatgggatcttcctctaaaacggaaattgagactagtctttataagggcaaacaactatgaatccattcttcgtcggtaggcatataagaccttactctccatatgaccccttctacgttgggtaagtagtttgtgttgacttagtttacctcaacattatagtccgaagagtttctcgtgataatgatggactaaagatagaatttacagaaatttatcgaccaagaattctaactgtagaattagccaaaaggttggcttatcaatttacaaataattgagtcttgggatcatttatataattcttgagggaggtcaattgtataaatgcttgagtcttcgcgttataacagtattgcgttagacttaaatcataacgatgagtatgcttattatattctTCTTTTCttagtgtagaatacgtttattttgataatactgttacaacaaatggctggaaataacgaaatcccaatgccaagtgccacacttggacgcgagtcctggctgaatgattttatggacaacatgaatcagttcacacgtctgaaaaatgacgggtccaactttgcggactgggaggcatcattgcggaatgctgccattgttgACGgcaagctcaagtacttaactgagctaataccggtaaacccaggccccaatgcaggagtaaACGAGTCACTTgattatagtgacttcgtcatggaagcgggtgcgataaataacgtactcatctttgcaatggaaaccaattggcagagacgcttcattgcccaaggtgcaaacaagattttcaccacgctcactaacgagttctcaaaagcaccgagaatcgttacttatgggCATAGCTGTCGCTTcgttgatgcgaaactccagaagggccaaccggttagcccacacattcttaacatgattgagaatgtcgagaagctggaggcacttgattgcaaaatcagtgagagcatagtcattgaccgtatgcttcattcacttcatgatggttttgcccactttagggcaaattactatatgaatgacatgaagaaaagtcctcatgtgctacactcacttctcgtacataccgagaaggatataaaattgagtgggagcatgaagcaagatgttgtcatgatttccaacaagaataagggttgctcccggcgacctaactgtaggtaagccaaagtttaagaagccaggaaacggtaagagtgggcctggtgagactagtggctcacaaggcaaggcaaagagcaagggcggtgacattgagtgccaccattgtcacaagactggacattggaagaggaactgtcccgtgtactgtgaggacataaaagcaggccacgtcactcctgttggtatgtcatcatatattcatatgattgagattaaccatgcaagtttcggaacttgtgtacttgatactggttgtggttctcatatgtgtaatcatttgcagagcctaaaaaacatcacacctctcggaaagggtgatgtggacctgcgagtcgggaatggagctagagttgctgcagtctcgaagggaacatgcgtaatccaactccctagtggttttgagttatatttatataactgttactatgtacccagtttgtctaagaacattattactgtttccgtacttgataaagacggttttgcattttcaataaaggataatagctgtattttctcttttaatgaaatggtttatggcaaagcagtttccatgaatggaatttacatcttagatcaaaccacggatatattacacgtgaataataagaaattaaaggttggtgacaaagatcaaacctatctatggcattgtcgaatgagacacataaatgaaaaacgtgtaaagaaactcgtcgagaatgggactattcccgcattcgatttttctacatttggcacgtgtgaatcatgtctcattggcaaaatgactcgaatttccttcaaaggtgttggaatgcgcgctagtgacctattaggactcatacatactgacgtatgtggacctatgtcaattaccgctagagatggttatagatattttatcactttcacggacgatttgagtagataaggatatgtctacttaatgaagcataaaagtgagtcatttgagaaattcaaggaataccagaataaggtttagaaccaactgggtagaaaggttaaagcactccgttcagaccGGGGTGGCGAATGTCTTTCAAATgattttgatcaacaccttaaagactgtggaatcgttttacagttaactccacctggaacacctcaattaaatggtgtgtccgaacggagaaatcgaacataacttgatatggttcgatccatgatgagtcacacggtagtacctgattcattatggggttttgctcttttgtcagctgctcttatacttaaccgaagtccgactaaagctgtcgaccagactccatatgaaatgtggaggggaacggtccccaacttgtcctttattcgggtttgggctgcgaggcttatgtcaagtggagacacgaggataatctcggcccgcgatcggtcaagacatactttattggttatccaaaaggaatgtttggtcattacttctattcgcctaccgaaca from Silene latifolia isolate original U9 population chromosome 10, ASM4854445v1, whole genome shotgun sequence encodes:
- the LOC141607953 gene encoding uncharacterized protein LOC141607953, which translates into the protein MEHYTIKAGYQWLKPDGALVTWFPWMLNDWIIPKHSFCCWLIAHRRLLTLDRLMKMNIVQGNTCFLCGLQEESIDHLFFLCPYSAQCHRLVAEWCKVQLPMQDCISWWIKYRQAAACKKKVLDVVLACLMYHLWHCRNSCRLEGYVLRPKCLVGNVMSNVRMRLAQCDIKSRSNSALSWVEYLRSN